The following are encoded together in the Deinococcus aerolatus genome:
- a CDS encoding replication initiator protein A gives MALTRTKRSQKTRPATPKEISRIDEANVGRLGLISIQERVPDSFTSWTVDFHVEGRPARLSCDAIPKYGGVPHGLDGDISTALIDLYVEDGCPEDGTLHTTAYQILKRAGLHDSGRYYQNLRQTLFRLRTSTYTASEAWRDHRRGNWTTVTFNYLEALEFTSGDEDLGLNRSSTLKIRLATPITKSIRAQYTKPLDLEFLTSLDRPLTRALYRLLDARRYPPEDPREPLASFTVNLIDWAEACKIVDRRSNKIRSTLQGAHEELIERLYLSAVEYEGRGQKQQLTYRFADLADREESTLPDSPLIVALAEYRVSGAVARRLIEEYGEPHVQARLAKFVRLLDSGFKARNRSALLVDIVRDQDGKYPETEAPQEKVVQKKSRPPSSNMPTLVEATDEPQPLEAQVDSALKTLQFLLRERLSVSEYAMLRMGLIIGQPDAQEVTRLASRAKVEGKLDTFTAELLEHLGHLQVTDSAAT, from the coding sequence ATGGCGTTGACCCGTACCAAACGTTCCCAGAAAACCAGACCAGCTACCCCCAAAGAAATCTCGCGCATCGACGAAGCCAACGTGGGCCGGCTGGGTCTGATCAGCATCCAGGAACGTGTACCGGACAGCTTCACGTCCTGGACGGTCGACTTCCATGTCGAGGGACGGCCGGCGCGGCTGAGTTGCGACGCGATCCCCAAATACGGGGGGGTGCCGCATGGCCTGGACGGTGACATCTCGACGGCGCTGATTGATCTGTACGTTGAAGACGGCTGTCCGGAGGACGGTACGCTGCACACCACGGCGTACCAGATCCTGAAGCGCGCCGGCCTGCATGACTCTGGACGCTATTACCAGAACCTGCGTCAGACGTTGTTTCGCTTGCGGACCTCCACCTACACTGCCTCAGAAGCGTGGCGCGATCACCGGCGGGGCAACTGGACCACTGTGACCTTCAATTACCTGGAAGCCCTGGAATTCACCAGTGGGGACGAGGATCTGGGCCTGAACCGCAGCAGCACCCTCAAGATCCGGCTGGCGACGCCGATCACCAAATCAATTCGTGCCCAGTACACCAAGCCGCTGGACCTGGAGTTCCTGACCAGCCTCGACCGACCGCTGACCCGTGCGCTGTACCGCCTGCTGGACGCCCGGCGTTATCCCCCAGAAGATCCGCGCGAGCCGCTGGCCTCATTTACAGTCAACCTGATCGACTGGGCCGAGGCGTGCAAGATCGTGGACCGCCGCAGTAACAAGATTCGATCGACGCTGCAGGGCGCCCACGAGGAATTAATAGAGCGGCTGTACCTGAGTGCCGTGGAATACGAGGGCCGGGGGCAAAAGCAGCAGCTGACCTACCGCTTTGCCGATCTGGCGGACCGCGAGGAGTCCACGTTGCCGGACAGCCCCTTGATTGTGGCGCTGGCCGAGTACCGGGTGTCCGGCGCGGTGGCCCGCAGGCTCATCGAGGAATACGGAGAGCCGCATGTGCAGGCGCGTCTGGCCAAGTTCGTCCGCCTGCTGGACAGTGGGTTCAAGGCCCGCAACCGCTCGGCGCTGCTGGTGGACATCGTCCGCGATCAGGACGGCAAGTACCCCGAGACGGAAGCGCCGCAGGAGAAGGTCGTCCAGAAAAAGAGTCGGCCGCCGTCTTCCAACATGCCCACGCTGGTCGAGGCCACCGACGAACCACAGCCGCTTGAAGCGCAGGTGGACTCGGCCCTCAAGACCCTGCAGTTCCTGTTGCGCGAGCGTCTGAGCGTCAGCGAGTACGCCATGCTGCGGATGGGCCTGATCATCGGCCAGCCGGACGCGCAGGAGGTGACCCGGCTGGCCTCCAGGGCCAAGGTGGAGGGCAAGCTGGACACCT